A single Curtobacterium sp. MCJR17_020 DNA region contains:
- the hemB gene encoding porphobilinogen synthase, whose protein sequence is MTGRFPQVRPRRLRATPAMRRLVAETRLHPAELVLPMFIREGATDAVDISSMPGVQQHSLDSFRRALVSAAEVGIGGVNLFGVPTAKDATGSGATDPDGILNVAIRVAKEEVGDDLVVQSDLCLDEFTDHGHCGVLAADGTVDNDATLLRYRDMAVAQAEAGAELVCLSGMMDGQIAAARDALDGAGHTGTALLAYAAKYASAFYGPFREAVSSSLVGDRRTYQIDAANGRQGLREVALDVDEGADVVMVKPAMSYLDVLAETAATSPVPVWAYQISGEYAMITAAAQNGWIDRDAAAMESLIGIKRAGADAILTYFAVDIARKLNQEAGLRTSGTTAAVAGIASTGKAPE, encoded by the coding sequence GTGACCGGCCGTTTCCCCCAGGTCCGCCCCCGTCGACTCCGCGCCACCCCCGCGATGCGACGGCTCGTCGCCGAGACCCGTCTGCACCCAGCCGAGCTCGTGCTGCCGATGTTCATCCGCGAGGGCGCGACCGACGCCGTCGACATCTCGAGCATGCCGGGCGTGCAGCAGCACTCGCTCGACTCGTTCCGTCGCGCCCTGGTGTCGGCCGCGGAGGTCGGCATCGGCGGCGTGAACCTGTTCGGCGTCCCGACCGCGAAGGACGCCACCGGTTCCGGCGCGACCGACCCCGACGGCATCCTCAACGTGGCCATCCGCGTGGCGAAGGAGGAGGTCGGTGACGACCTGGTGGTGCAGTCCGACCTGTGCCTCGACGAGTTCACCGACCACGGCCACTGCGGTGTCCTGGCGGCGGACGGCACGGTCGACAACGACGCCACCCTGCTGCGCTACCGCGACATGGCGGTCGCGCAGGCCGAGGCCGGTGCCGAACTGGTGTGCCTGAGCGGGATGATGGACGGCCAGATCGCCGCCGCGCGTGACGCGCTCGACGGCGCCGGCCACACCGGCACCGCGCTGCTCGCCTACGCGGCCAAGTACGCGTCCGCCTTCTACGGCCCCTTCCGCGAGGCCGTGTCGTCGTCGCTCGTCGGCGACCGGCGGACGTACCAGATCGATGCCGCCAACGGTCGGCAGGGGCTACGCGAGGTCGCGCTCGACGTCGACGAGGGTGCGGACGTCGTCATGGTGAAGCCGGCGATGAGCTACCTCGACGTGCTCGCCGAGACCGCTGCGACGTCGCCCGTGCCGGTCTGGGCCTACCAGATCTCCGGCGAGTACGCGATGATCACGGCAGCCGCGCAGAACGGCTGGATCGACCGTGACGCCGCCGCGATGGAGTCGCTCATCGGCATCAAGCGTGCCGGCGCCGACGCGATCCTGACCTACTTCGCCGTCGACATCGCACGGAAGCTCAACCAGGAGGCCGGCCTCCGCACCTCCGGCACCACCGCCGCAGTCGCCGGCATCGCCTCGACCGGGAAGGCCCCCGAATGA
- the hemQ gene encoding hydrogen peroxide-dependent heme synthase, translated as MSSDAPAPATAHTSPHETDPATGIDPNLMTAYALWAVFRRPLGPVHRVGDDAVAELDAVVASAAERGVTVRGFYDVSGFRADADVMIWLHGDDAQVIQAVLREIRRTGLFQDTEPVWHVMAMHREAEFNKRHTPAFLRGKDPEAWITVYPFVRSFEWYLLPEDERSKMLRDHGIAGAKYRRVLTNTIATFALSDYEWILPLESPELVDLVDLMRDLRATEARLHVREEVPFFTGRRVTTAELPEVLS; from the coding sequence ATGAGTTCCGACGCGCCCGCTCCTGCAACTGCGCACACCTCTCCGCACGAGACCGACCCCGCGACGGGGATCGATCCCAACCTCATGACGGCGTACGCCCTCTGGGCCGTGTTCCGCAGGCCGCTCGGCCCGGTCCACCGCGTCGGCGACGACGCCGTGGCCGAACTCGACGCCGTGGTCGCGTCCGCCGCTGAGCGCGGGGTGACCGTCCGTGGCTTCTACGACGTCTCCGGCTTCCGTGCCGACGCCGACGTCATGATCTGGCTGCACGGCGACGACGCGCAGGTCATCCAGGCCGTGCTGCGCGAGATCCGCCGCACCGGGCTGTTCCAGGACACCGAACCGGTGTGGCACGTCATGGCGATGCACCGCGAAGCCGAGTTCAACAAGCGGCACACCCCCGCCTTCCTGCGCGGCAAGGACCCCGAGGCGTGGATCACGGTGTACCCCTTCGTCCGCTCCTTCGAGTGGTACCTGCTGCCCGAGGACGAGCGCTCGAAGATGCTGCGCGACCACGGGATCGCCGGCGCCAAGTACCGCCGCGTCCTGACGAACACCATCGCGACCTTCGCCCTGAGCGACTACGAGTGGATCCTGCCGCTCGAGAGCCCCGAGCTCGTCGACCTCGTCGACCTCATGCGCGACCTCCGGGCCACCGAGGCCCGTCTGCACGTGCGCGAAGAGGTCCCCTTCTTCACGGGTCGTCGCGTGACGACCGCCGAACTCCCGGAGGTGCTGTCATGA
- a CDS encoding uroporphyrinogen-III synthase → MPLITTEPPLDGGPLDRAVARVAGYAWVVVTSATAVTVLAERVAGLPSGVRVAAVGEPTARAARAAGWVVDLVPEQASAAALVDALPDTDGTVLFPRSEIAAPTLVDGLRARSIDVDDVVAYRTVGTGDEPVTLDAVPDAVLVTSGSVAREIARRMTPLDPRTLVACIGPGTAADARAAGLPVDVVGPTRSAEALLDAVVEALNPTAPEQEGHP, encoded by the coding sequence GTGCCCCTCATCACGACCGAGCCGCCGCTCGACGGCGGCCCGCTCGACCGTGCCGTCGCCCGCGTAGCCGGGTACGCGTGGGTGGTGGTGACCAGTGCGACGGCCGTCACGGTGCTCGCGGAACGCGTGGCGGGCCTCCCGTCCGGTGTCCGCGTTGCGGCGGTCGGTGAGCCGACCGCCCGTGCCGCGCGTGCTGCGGGCTGGGTCGTCGACCTCGTGCCGGAGCAGGCCTCGGCCGCTGCCCTCGTCGACGCGCTGCCGGACACCGACGGCACCGTGCTCTTCCCGCGCTCCGAGATCGCCGCGCCGACCCTCGTCGACGGACTGCGGGCCCGCAGCATCGACGTGGACGACGTGGTCGCGTACCGTACCGTGGGGACCGGCGACGAGCCGGTCACCCTCGACGCGGTGCCCGACGCGGTGCTCGTGACGAGCGGCAGCGTCGCCCGCGAGATCGCCCGCCGGATGACCCCGCTCGACCCCCGCACCCTCGTGGCCTGCATCGGCCCCGGAACCGCCGCCGACGCGCGCGCGGCTGGACTGCCGGTCGACGTCGTCGGACCCACCCGGTCCGCAGAAGCCCTGCTCGACGCCGTCGTCGAGGCCCTGAACCCCACCGCCCCCGAACAGGAAGGCCACCCGTGA
- a CDS encoding ATP-binding cassette domain-containing protein, translating into MTDVLINATGVRVTRSGRDLLHDVDLTVRRGEHWALLGPNGAGKSTLLAVLGATGHPTAGTVEVLGRRLGRVDVRELREHIGHVDPRHRMLSPLTVLETVLTGLTGTTDLMVRWEPTAAQVALAEQHVADVGLTARRDARWPVLSQGERGRTLIARALMSEPQLLLLDEPATGLDVAAREHLLETVDALRHRHPELGSVMVTHHLEDLPVSTSHAMLLRDGAVVAQGTADEVITSSAVSHAFDFPLAILRSEGRWAARRSA; encoded by the coding sequence GTGACCGACGTCCTGATCAACGCCACCGGTGTCCGCGTGACCCGGTCCGGGCGCGACCTGCTGCACGACGTCGACCTGACGGTCCGGCGCGGTGAGCACTGGGCGCTCCTCGGACCGAACGGCGCCGGCAAGTCGACGCTGCTCGCGGTGCTCGGAGCAACGGGCCACCCCACGGCGGGCACGGTCGAGGTGCTCGGCCGGCGCCTCGGACGCGTCGACGTCCGGGAGCTCCGCGAGCACATCGGCCACGTCGACCCGCGGCACCGGATGCTCTCCCCGCTCACCGTGCTCGAGACCGTGCTGACGGGCCTGACCGGCACGACCGACCTCATGGTGCGGTGGGAGCCCACGGCCGCGCAGGTCGCACTGGCCGAGCAGCACGTCGCCGACGTCGGGCTCACCGCACGACGCGACGCACGCTGGCCCGTGCTGTCCCAGGGCGAGCGCGGACGGACCCTCATCGCACGGGCGCTGATGTCCGAGCCGCAGTTGCTGCTGCTCGACGAACCGGCGACCGGGCTCGACGTCGCCGCGCGCGAGCACCTGCTCGAGACGGTCGACGCCCTGCGGCACCGGCACCCCGAGCTCGGCAGCGTCATGGTCACGCACCACCTCGAGGACCTGCCGGTGTCGACCTCGCACGCGATGCTGCTCCGCGACGGTGCCGTGGTGGCACAGGGCACGGCGGACGAGGTCATCACGTCGTCGGCGGTGTCGCACGCGTTCGACTTCCCGCTCGCGATCCTGCGCTCCGAGGGGCGCTGGGCCGCACGCCGTTCTGCCTGA
- a CDS encoding DUF3618 domain-containing protein: MTDPHDDLADRVAATRAQLFDTLDAIEDKLNVPKQIGIAASKVKRGIDEKPVPYLAGLAAGVAVVGGIVVMVLRRR, encoded by the coding sequence GTGACCGATCCGCACGACGATCTCGCAGACCGCGTCGCCGCGACCCGCGCCCAGCTGTTCGACACCCTCGACGCGATCGAGGACAAGCTCAACGTGCCGAAGCAGATTGGCATCGCGGCGTCGAAGGTCAAGCGCGGCATCGACGAGAAGCCGGTCCCGTACCTGGCCGGGCTCGCAGCCGGAGTAGCGGTGGTCGGGGGTATCGTCGTGATGGTGCTCCGACGGCGGTAG
- a CDS encoding ferrochelatase, with protein MTDTSLITNGQPVLAATPAAASGPEHVEVPTAYDAILLAGFGGPEGQDDVIPFLRNVTRGRGIPDERLEEVAHHYRHFGGVSPINAQNRALKAALEAELASRGIDMPVLWGNRNWEPYLEGAFTEAADKGYNKLIAIATSAYSSFSSCRQYREDYARVLDETGLLGTIEIDKIRQFFDHPGFVRPFVDGVRDGMAQAIAENDGLDVATELHVLFSTHSIPSTDAAKSGPDYRGFDEHGAYEAQHLAVAQVVLDQAWAELLEQPEHAHLQGTSKPAWKLVYQSRSGPPTQPWLEPDINDYMNEELKGGSTRAVLIVPLGFVSDHMEVMWDLDEEATETAQELGFWSVRTQTPGVDPAYVSGLVDLVLERVNGTPTSERPHLTDIGPWYDVCRPGCCENVRAGFKPAAAGVAP; from the coding sequence ATGACCGACACCAGCCTGATCACGAACGGTCAGCCCGTCCTCGCCGCCACCCCCGCGGCCGCTTCCGGCCCGGAGCACGTCGAGGTCCCGACCGCGTACGACGCGATCCTGCTCGCCGGCTTCGGTGGCCCCGAGGGCCAGGACGACGTCATCCCCTTCCTGCGCAACGTCACCCGCGGCCGCGGCATCCCGGACGAGCGTCTGGAGGAGGTGGCGCACCACTACCGGCACTTCGGCGGCGTGAGCCCGATCAACGCGCAGAACCGCGCGCTGAAGGCCGCGCTCGAGGCCGAGCTGGCATCGCGCGGCATCGACATGCCCGTGCTCTGGGGCAACCGCAACTGGGAGCCCTACCTGGAAGGCGCCTTCACCGAGGCAGCCGACAAGGGCTACAACAAGCTCATCGCCATCGCGACGAGCGCCTACTCGTCGTTCTCCAGCTGCCGCCAGTACCGCGAGGACTACGCGCGCGTGCTCGACGAGACCGGACTGCTCGGTACCATCGAGATCGACAAGATCCGGCAGTTCTTCGACCACCCCGGCTTCGTCCGGCCCTTCGTCGACGGTGTCCGTGACGGCATGGCCCAGGCAATCGCCGAGAACGACGGGCTCGACGTCGCGACCGAGCTGCACGTGCTGTTCTCGACCCACTCGATCCCGTCGACCGACGCCGCGAAGTCCGGCCCCGACTACCGGGGCTTCGACGAGCACGGCGCCTACGAGGCACAGCACCTCGCCGTCGCGCAGGTCGTCCTCGACCAGGCGTGGGCGGAGCTGCTCGAGCAGCCCGAGCACGCACACCTGCAGGGCACGTCCAAGCCGGCGTGGAAGCTCGTCTACCAGTCGCGCTCCGGTCCCCCGACGCAGCCGTGGCTCGAGCCCGACATCAACGACTACATGAACGAGGAGCTCAAGGGCGGCTCGACCCGCGCCGTGCTCATCGTCCCGCTCGGCTTCGTGAGCGACCACATGGAGGTCATGTGGGACCTCGACGAGGAAGCCACCGAGACCGCGCAGGAGCTCGGCTTCTGGTCGGTCCGCACGCAGACCCCCGGCGTCGATCCGGCCTACGTCTCCGGTCTGGTCGACCTGGTGCTCGAGCGCGTCAACGGCACCCCCACCAGCGAGCGTCCGCACCTGACCGACATCGGCCCCTGGTACGACGTCTGCCGCCCGGGCTGCTGCGAGAACGTCCGCGCCGGCTTCAAGCCCGCGGCCGCCGGCGTCGCACCGTGA
- a CDS encoding DIP1984 family protein gives MQLAEALIERADLQKRIEQLRGRIAANASYQEGEEPDEDARELLAEAERSIDALEVLLARINATNASTTVASGQTVTALLARRDALRLRHALVTGAADATAGTNGGYRQLRSELRTFAALPTAELRSRADALAKEIRELDAVVQRTNWEVTLVD, from the coding sequence ATGCAACTCGCCGAGGCCCTCATCGAGCGCGCCGACCTGCAGAAGCGCATCGAACAACTGCGCGGCCGCATCGCCGCGAACGCCAGCTACCAAGAGGGCGAGGAGCCCGACGAGGACGCCCGTGAGCTCCTCGCCGAGGCCGAGCGGTCGATCGACGCGCTCGAGGTCCTGCTCGCCCGCATCAACGCGACGAACGCCAGCACCACCGTCGCCTCCGGGCAGACCGTCACCGCGCTGCTCGCCCGACGCGATGCCCTCCGGCTGCGGCACGCGCTCGTCACCGGAGCGGCGGACGCCACGGCCGGCACGAACGGCGGCTACCGACAGCTCCGCAGCGAACTCCGCACGTTCGCCGCGCTGCCGACCGCCGAGCTCCGGTCGCGGGCCGACGCCCTGGCGAAGGAGATCCGCGAACTCGACGCGGTCGTCCAGCGCACCAACTGGGAGGTCACCCTGGTCGACTGA
- the hemC gene encoding hydroxymethylbilane synthase, with the protein MTDAPTPIRLGTRASRLAVAQSQDVADRLAAAAGRPVELVTVTSEGDTNRASLASLGGTGVFASALREALVAGEVDVLVHSLKDLPTAPYPGLTIAAVPKRADARDVLVARNGATVESLPEGAKVGTGSPRRVAQLKAKRPDLDVIDIRGNIDTRLGRVDDDLDAVVLAAAGLTRIDRLSAATELLDLGFWPSAPGQGALAIETRAAETDTNLLAALRKIEHAPTRLTVTAEREVLAKLEAGCSAPIGATAVVDAELLLVSATVYSPDGAEYRTASHAAVLEGSAQDRLAEALEVGGRVAAELLENGAGDLADLADSVK; encoded by the coding sequence GTGACCGATGCACCGACCCCGATCCGGCTGGGCACCCGCGCCAGCCGGCTCGCGGTCGCGCAGTCGCAGGACGTCGCCGACCGCCTGGCAGCGGCGGCCGGTCGTCCGGTCGAGCTCGTCACGGTCACGAGCGAGGGCGACACGAACCGGGCCTCGCTCGCGTCGCTGGGCGGCACCGGTGTGTTCGCCAGCGCCCTGCGCGAAGCCCTGGTCGCCGGCGAGGTCGACGTCCTGGTGCACTCGCTCAAGGACCTGCCGACCGCGCCGTACCCGGGCCTGACGATCGCTGCCGTGCCGAAGCGTGCCGACGCCCGCGACGTCCTCGTCGCGCGGAACGGCGCCACGGTCGAGAGCCTGCCCGAGGGCGCGAAGGTCGGCACGGGCTCACCGCGTCGCGTCGCGCAGCTCAAGGCGAAGCGCCCCGACCTGGACGTCATCGACATCCGCGGCAACATCGACACCCGCCTGGGTCGGGTGGACGACGACCTCGACGCCGTCGTGCTCGCCGCCGCCGGGCTCACCCGCATCGACCGCCTGTCGGCCGCCACCGAACTGCTCGACCTCGGTTTCTGGCCGAGCGCTCCGGGGCAGGGCGCACTGGCGATCGAGACCCGCGCTGCTGAGACCGACACGAACCTGCTCGCCGCGCTGCGCAAGATCGAGCACGCCCCGACCCGCCTGACGGTGACGGCCGAGCGCGAGGTGCTGGCGAAGCTCGAGGCCGGCTGCTCCGCCCCGATCGGTGCGACCGCGGTCGTGGACGCCGAGCTCCTGCTCGTCTCCGCCACCGTCTACAGCCCCGACGGCGCCGAGTACCGCACGGCGTCGCACGCTGCCGTGCTCGAGGGATCCGCGCAGGACCGTCTCGCCGAAGCGCTCGAGGTCGGTGGCCGCGTGGCCGCCGAGCTGCTCGAGAACGGTGCCGGCGACCTGGCGGACCTCGCCGACTCGGTGAAGTAG
- a CDS encoding GntR family transcriptional regulator, whose product MPVPKSTVENSPRKLLRDVVYEKMLAALRDGTLQHGERLNDDELVQWLGVSRTPIREAIAKLVDIGLVEMEANRYTRVATPTFDDWVTATRATAGFFELSLRWGVPEYDDADVAAMQKLLDRADGLRKVRDLGFSGAVTDIIEFAIAHSGNPLVQVAAEGALERVRFTLNPTPAFEQYGSEAFFSILGEALDERDGETAAEAGRALTRNFEQHIESVRSARS is encoded by the coding sequence ATGCCGGTCCCGAAGTCCACGGTCGAGAACTCACCCCGCAAACTGCTCCGCGACGTCGTGTACGAGAAGATGCTGGCAGCCCTCCGCGACGGCACGCTCCAGCACGGCGAGCGCCTGAACGACGACGAGCTGGTCCAGTGGCTCGGAGTCAGTCGCACCCCTATCCGCGAGGCGATCGCGAAGCTCGTCGACATCGGCCTCGTCGAGATGGAAGCGAACCGGTACACCCGCGTCGCCACCCCCACGTTCGACGACTGGGTGACCGCGACCCGTGCCACGGCCGGGTTCTTCGAGCTCAGCCTGCGCTGGGGCGTTCCCGAGTACGACGACGCGGACGTCGCGGCGATGCAGAAGCTGCTCGACCGTGCCGACGGACTCCGCAAGGTCCGCGACCTCGGCTTCAGCGGCGCCGTGACCGACATCATCGAGTTCGCCATCGCCCACTCCGGCAACCCCCTCGTGCAGGTCGCCGCCGAAGGTGCGCTCGAGCGTGTCCGCTTCACGCTCAACCCCACCCCGGCGTTCGAGCAGTACGGTTCCGAGGCGTTCTTCTCGATCCTCGGCGAGGCACTCGACGAGCGCGACGGCGAGACGGCCGCCGAGGCCGGGCGTGCGCTGACGCGGAACTTCGAGCAGCACATCGAGTCGGTCCGCTCCGCACGGAGCTGA
- a CDS encoding phage holin family protein: MTDTRDRKSRSLFGLVGDVPKLVKGLVKGEIDLLKAEMLTKAKIFGLAAGLLVGALVIVLYAIGVLLTAAVMGLATVMPAWLAAIVIAVVMLIVAAILGWIGWKRLKKGLPITPKRTIDSVKNDINAVKGMGKKPTPPSQYGSRKPDVGGRF; the protein is encoded by the coding sequence ATGACCGACACCCGCGACCGCAAGTCGCGTTCGCTGTTCGGTCTAGTGGGCGACGTCCCGAAGCTCGTCAAGGGCCTGGTCAAGGGTGAGATCGACCTGCTCAAGGCCGAGATGCTCACGAAGGCCAAGATCTTCGGGCTCGCCGCGGGGCTGCTGGTCGGCGCACTCGTCATCGTGCTCTACGCGATCGGCGTGCTCCTGACCGCCGCCGTGATGGGCCTGGCGACCGTGATGCCGGCCTGGCTCGCAGCGATCGTGATCGCCGTGGTGATGCTGATCGTCGCCGCCATCCTCGGGTGGATCGGCTGGAAGCGCCTGAAGAAGGGTCTTCCGATCACGCCGAAGCGCACGATCGACAGCGTCAAGAACGACATCAACGCGGTGAAGGGGATGGGCAAGAAGCCCACTCCGCCGAGCCAGTACGGCAGCCGCAAGCCGGACGTCGGCGGCCGGTTCTGA
- a CDS encoding FAD-dependent oxidoreductase has protein sequence MTDVVVVGGGIAGLVTARDLAKGGADVVLVESSGVLGGMIRRHTVGGLDLDMAADSFATRTDAVGRLAIELGLGNDVVAPDPRGAWLMTRDGRTSPIPATGLLGIPSTPMAADVLAVVGQKGGLRAQMDSLLPGPVGAKAESLGELVRRRMGERVLDDLVVPIAGGVHSTHPDQLDPERVAPGLRAALLREGSLARAVLALRARAAAGTPVQGIRGGIVRLVDELVADMETYRVDVRLHTRATRIEAHAVEVVSVDGTVERLPAQHTLSSVPDPERTAAPDRAGIELVTLVVDQPELDAAPRGTGMLVHPDAQAVSAKALTHATVKWPWLAEAAAGRHVLRLSYATPADATSAPGASGPDDAATSLPVDPDAPVGTRALHDAATLLGVPLTATHVVGAARVRWHGPDLTAAGLGAGVVAVGEVATGRGLAGIIAAARTAAGQILDS, from the coding sequence GTGACCGACGTCGTCGTGGTCGGCGGCGGGATCGCCGGACTCGTCACGGCTCGTGACCTGGCGAAGGGCGGCGCGGACGTCGTGCTCGTCGAGTCGTCCGGCGTGCTGGGCGGCATGATCCGGCGGCACACGGTCGGCGGCCTCGACCTCGACATGGCGGCGGACTCGTTCGCGACCCGCACGGATGCCGTCGGCCGCCTGGCGATCGAACTCGGGCTCGGCAACGACGTCGTCGCCCCGGACCCGCGCGGCGCCTGGTTGATGACCCGTGACGGCCGGACGTCGCCGATCCCCGCGACCGGGCTCCTCGGCATCCCGAGCACCCCGATGGCCGCCGACGTGCTCGCCGTCGTCGGGCAGAAGGGCGGGCTCCGCGCCCAGATGGACTCGCTGCTGCCCGGACCGGTCGGCGCCAAGGCCGAGTCCCTGGGCGAACTCGTCCGGCGGCGCATGGGGGAGCGGGTCCTCGACGACCTGGTCGTCCCGATCGCCGGCGGGGTGCACTCCACCCACCCGGACCAGCTCGACCCGGAGCGGGTGGCTCCCGGCCTCCGTGCGGCGCTGCTCCGCGAGGGCTCGCTGGCCCGCGCGGTCCTGGCACTCCGGGCCCGCGCGGCCGCCGGTACCCCGGTGCAGGGGATCCGGGGCGGGATCGTCCGGCTCGTGGACGAACTCGTCGCCGACATGGAGACCTACCGCGTCGACGTCCGGCTGCACACCCGGGCGACCCGGATCGAGGCCCACGCGGTCGAGGTCGTCTCCGTCGACGGCACGGTCGAACGCCTGCCCGCCCAGCACACCCTGTCGTCGGTGCCCGATCCCGAGCGCACCGCGGCGCCGGACCGGGCCGGCATCGAGCTCGTCACGCTCGTCGTCGACCAGCCCGAGCTCGACGCAGCCCCCCGCGGGACCGGGATGCTCGTGCACCCGGACGCGCAGGCCGTGTCGGCGAAGGCCCTGACGCACGCGACGGTGAAGTGGCCGTGGCTCGCCGAGGCGGCTGCCGGCCGCCACGTGCTGCGCCTGAGCTACGCGACGCCCGCCGACGCGACCAGCGCACCGGGTGCGAGCGGTCCCGACGACGCGGCCACGAGCCTCCCGGTCGACCCGGACGCACCCGTCGGCACCCGAGCGCTGCACGACGCGGCCACGCTGCTCGGCGTCCCCCTGACGGCGACGCACGTCGTGGGCGCTGCGCGCGTGCGCTGGCACGGTCCGGACCTGACCGCTGCCGGCCTCGGAGCGGGGGTCGTCGCTGTCGGCGAGGTCGCGACCGGTCGTGGCCTGGCGGGGATCATCGCGGCCGCCCGGACCGCCGCTGGACAGATCCTGGATTCCTGA
- the hemL gene encoding glutamate-1-semialdehyde 2,1-aminomutase: MTTNDQLFGRAKNAIPGGVNSPVRAYGSVGGTPRFLVSAKGAYVTDAEGREYVDLVASWGPAILGHAHPGTVEAVQQAAARGLSFGASTPGETELAELVKQRVSVDGDGPIEKLRMVSTGTEATMTAIRLARGYTGRDLLVKFAGHYHGHSDSLLAEAGSGVATLALPGSAGITEETAAQTLVLPYNDLDAVRRAFDEHSERIAGVIVEAAAANMGVLAPERGFNRALAQIVQAHGALLIVDEVLTGFRVGSAGWWGLEASKVVPDGAGWKPDLITFGKVIGGGMPLAALGGRREVMDFLAPLGPVYQAGTLSGNPLAVAAGIATLRAATPSVYESLNRTASVISAATSDALSAEGVAHTVQRAGNLFSFAFTDTAPRNYDDVRAQDVFRYAPFFHSMLDSGVTLPPSVFEAWFVTAAHDERAVGRILDALPAAARAAAAATA, encoded by the coding sequence ATGACCACGAACGACCAGCTGTTCGGCCGCGCGAAGAACGCGATCCCCGGCGGCGTGAACTCGCCCGTCCGTGCCTACGGATCGGTGGGCGGCACCCCGCGTTTCCTGGTGTCGGCGAAGGGCGCGTACGTCACCGACGCCGAGGGTCGCGAGTACGTCGACCTCGTGGCGTCGTGGGGACCCGCGATCCTGGGCCACGCGCACCCGGGCACCGTCGAGGCCGTGCAGCAGGCCGCCGCGCGCGGACTGTCCTTCGGCGCCTCGACCCCGGGTGAGACCGAGCTCGCCGAGCTCGTGAAGCAGCGGGTGTCGGTCGACGGCGACGGCCCCATCGAGAAGCTCCGCATGGTGTCCACCGGCACCGAGGCCACGATGACGGCGATCCGGTTGGCCCGCGGCTACACCGGCCGCGACCTGCTCGTGAAGTTCGCCGGGCACTACCACGGACACTCCGACTCCCTGCTCGCCGAGGCCGGTTCGGGTGTCGCCACCCTGGCCCTGCCGGGCAGCGCGGGCATCACCGAGGAGACCGCGGCGCAGACCCTGGTGCTGCCGTACAACGACCTCGACGCCGTCCGCCGCGCGTTCGACGAGCACTCCGAGCGCATCGCCGGCGTCATCGTCGAGGCCGCCGCGGCGAACATGGGCGTGCTCGCTCCCGAGCGCGGGTTCAACCGCGCGCTCGCGCAGATCGTGCAGGCGCACGGGGCGCTGCTCATCGTCGACGAGGTCCTGACCGGGTTCCGCGTCGGGTCGGCCGGCTGGTGGGGCCTCGAGGCGTCGAAGGTCGTCCCCGACGGCGCCGGCTGGAAGCCCGACCTGATCACGTTCGGCAAGGTCATCGGTGGCGGCATGCCCCTCGCCGCGCTCGGCGGCCGACGCGAGGTCATGGACTTCCTCGCCCCGCTCGGCCCCGTGTACCAAGCGGGCACCCTGTCCGGCAACCCGCTCGCCGTCGCCGCCGGCATCGCCACGCTCCGGGCCGCGACGCCGTCGGTGTACGAATCGCTGAACCGCACGGCCTCGGTCATCTCCGCGGCCACGTCGGACGCGCTGTCCGCCGAGGGCGTCGCCCACACCGTGCAGCGCGCCGGCAACCTGTTCTCGTTCGCCTTCACGGACACCGCCCCGCGGAACTACGACGACGTGCGGGCGCAGGACGTGTTCCGGTACGCGCCGTTCTTCCACTCGATGCTCGACTCCGGGGTGACCCTGCCGCCGAGCGTGTTCGAGGCGTGGTTCGTCACGGCCGCCCACGACGAGCGGGCCGTCGGACGCATCCTCGACGCCCTGCCCGCCGCGGCGAGGGCAGCGGCCGCCGCGACGGCGTAG